A single Kribbella aluminosa DNA region contains:
- a CDS encoding NAD(P)H-binding protein has translation MIVITGATGNVGRPLVQTLTALGEDVVPVSRSGAGHQADLTEPETLRPVLDGAKAVFLLTSADFLARGNLRSVVDVLRESGVPRVVLLSSQGVTTQRHPSVHEDAVTGSGLEWTILRPGNFASNALAWAESIRTQRAMYAPYADVALPAVDPQDIAEVAAAVLREPGHAGAVYTLTGPVAISPRQQAKVIEDAIGTPIQFTELTREQARTGMLTFMPEPVVEATLDVLGAPLPSEQAVSPDVEKVLGRTPHTFADWLDRNLPAFR, from the coding sequence ACCCTGACCGCACTCGGCGAGGACGTCGTCCCCGTCTCGCGCAGCGGCGCCGGCCACCAGGCCGACCTCACCGAGCCCGAAACCCTGCGGCCCGTACTCGACGGCGCGAAGGCCGTCTTCCTGCTCACCTCCGCCGACTTCCTTGCTCGCGGCAACCTCCGGTCCGTCGTCGACGTACTGCGGGAGTCCGGCGTACCGCGGGTCGTCCTGCTGTCCTCGCAGGGCGTCACCACCCAGCGGCACCCGTCCGTCCACGAGGACGCCGTCACCGGGTCCGGACTCGAGTGGACGATCCTCCGGCCGGGCAACTTCGCCAGCAACGCGCTTGCCTGGGCCGAATCCATCCGCACCCAGCGGGCGATGTACGCGCCGTACGCCGACGTCGCGCTCCCCGCGGTCGACCCGCAGGACATCGCCGAAGTCGCGGCCGCCGTCCTCCGCGAGCCGGGTCACGCAGGCGCCGTCTACACGCTCACCGGGCCCGTTGCGATCTCGCCGCGCCAGCAGGCGAAGGTGATCGAGGACGCCATCGGTACGCCGATCCAGTTCACCGAACTGACCCGCGAGCAGGCCCGCACCGGCATGCTGACCTTCATGCCCGAGCCGGTCGTCGAGGCGACGCTTGACGTACTCGGCGCACCTCTTCCCAGCGAGCAGGCGGTCAGCCCCGACGTCGAGAAGGTGCTCGGCCGTACGCCGCACACGTTCGCCGACTGGCTGGACCGGAATCTGCCGGCCTTCCGCTGA